The following coding sequences are from one Verrucosispora sp. WMMD573 window:
- a CDS encoding 3-hydroxyacyl-CoA dehydrogenase NAD-binding domain-containing protein, with protein sequence MSGKSELRPVTVIGLGPMGRAIAAALIRAGHPVTL encoded by the coding sequence ATGAGCGGGAAGAGCGAACTCCGACCGGTCACCGTCATCGGTCTCGGTCCGATGGGGCGGGCGATCGCTGCCGCCCTGATCCGGGCCGGACATCCTGTCACCCTGTGA
- a CDS encoding MarR family winged helix-turn-helix transcriptional regulator: MTDETLDQLGAALSDLHRVLRRRAIQRTGRAALPDAQVEVLRLVQRQPGISVREAAERLGTAANTVSTLVGELTAAGLLRRDRDPADRRTVRLTLTDVAYERIAAYGQYRRELLATALDALDATDQERLRAAVPALCRLADRTAELP; encoded by the coding sequence GTGACCGACGAGACGCTCGACCAGCTCGGCGCGGCCCTCAGTGACCTGCACCGGGTGCTCCGCCGTCGGGCCATCCAGCGGACCGGGCGTGCCGCCCTGCCGGACGCGCAGGTCGAGGTGCTGCGGCTGGTGCAACGCCAGCCCGGGATCAGCGTCCGGGAGGCCGCCGAGCGGCTGGGTACCGCCGCGAACACGGTGAGCACCCTGGTCGGCGAACTGACCGCCGCCGGTCTGCTGCGCCGGGATCGCGATCCGGCCGACCGGCGTACCGTCCGGTTGACGTTGACCGACGTGGCGTACGAGCGCATCGCCGCCTACGGGCAGTACCGCCGCGAGCTGCTCGCCACCGCCCTCGACGCCCTCGACGCGACCGACCAGGAGCGGCTGCGCGCCGCCGTGCCCGCGCTGTGCCGTCTGGCCGACCGCACCGCCGAGCTGCCCTGA